The nucleotide window CTCTTCGACGGGGCACGCCCTTGGCTTCAGCGGTCCGCACGTAGTCCTGACGGAGGCCCTCGATCAGCGAACCTCGCATGTAGCGGGTGATGATGCCGACGCTGCCGGCCGACAACGCGATGATCGGCAGAACTGCTTCGCCGAACGTCCCCCAACCATTGACCGGCAGGATGCCCGGGACCACTACTCCGAAGAGCAGCACCAAGAGGACCGCCAGCACATAGGACGGAATGGCCTGACCGGCAACCGACAATGTGGTCAGCGCGGAGTCGATCCAGGTGTGGCGTTTCAGCGCCGCGACGACCCCCAACGGGATGCCGATGAGAATCGCAAGGAAGACCGACCCGAGCGCCAGCACAGCACTGATCGGGAACGCACTCTTGAGCTGCTGCATGATCGGCACCGACGGATTCGCGAACGACGTCCCGAAGTTGAACGTCAGCGAATGCCACACGTACTTGGCAACCTGCTGCCAGAGCGGCTGGTCGAGCCCGTACCTGCTCTGGAACTGATCGACGTACTGCTGGTAGAGCGCTGGGTTCTGAAGGCGGAGTTGGCCGAGGCCCGCACCGATGTTGGTGGAGTTGAAGAACGAGCCCGGCGCTGCGTACATGAGCAGGTAGGCCACGGCCAGCACCGCCGAAATCGTCATGACCAGCGCGACGAGTCGTTTGGTCAGAAACTTGACAAAGCCCACGTCACCCGACCAATCTTCGGCCTGCGTTGAGTTTTCGCATCGGGCTCGCCCCTACTTCCAGGTGGCGTACTGCAGCTGGAACAGACCGCTCCACGACCAGGGGTTGGGCTGGATTCCGGTGAGTCCAGGCTGGGTCAGGTAGAACGTCTTCTGGAAGTAGAGCGGCATTCCGTAGCCGTTGTTCAGCACGTAGTTGTCAATGTTCGCGCTCAGCTGGTTCGCCGTGTCCTGGTCAATTGCGGCGTTGAGCTCGGCGTTCCACATGATGGCGTCGTGAACCTCCTGCGGCATGTTCTTGTCATCCCAGACCTGGCCGTTCAGGCCGACATTGGCGCCGCCGTTGCCTGCACTCCAGTCCCCGACGAACTTCCATGCCGACACCCATGCGTCGTGCTTGTCCGCTGCACTCTTGGCCTGCTCCCACGCCTTGGTGTAGTTGTCCCATTGGTCCTGGTTGGTCGCCGCACCAGGGATGACGAGAACCTTCTGATAATCGGCCGGCTGCTGCTTGTTCCACTTGTCCAGGTAGGCGATGTCGGCCTTGGCGGCGTCGTCGAGCTTCTTCCAATCTGCCTCCGTCGTCCCCGCAGTCTTGTCATCGGGGTTTCCGAGCTGCTTGACGTCGTTGGGGTCGTACTTGGGGAGGTAGTAGTTCGCGATGTGCTGGCGATAGGACACGGGCCCCTGTGAACCGGAAAAGATGATCTCCTGATTGGCCTGGATCGGCAGACTGGTGAAATCGCTCCAGTTCGGAGTACCGCCGCCGATCACATAACCGGGATGGATGTCTGGGTTGATTCCGCCCCAGGTGATGTTTCCGTAGAGCGTCGATGCCTCCGGCACGATCTTGGTCGTGATGCCCAGGCCCTCTTTGAGCTCCTGTTGGATGGCCTCGGCCACCGGGATGCTGTTGGGATTGTCGGCGGCCGTCTGGGTATAGATGTAGAGCGTGGGCATTCCCTTGCCACCGGGATATCCGGCCTCAGTCAGCAACTGCTTCGCCTTCGCCGTGTCGTACGGAAGGGGATGCTGCAGCGAGAAGGTCGGCCAGCCGGGGAAGCCGAACGCCGACGTGACGCCACCCATGCCGTTGAGGACGTTCTGCACGATCGGTTGGCGGTTCAGGGTCATAGCGACGGCCTGACGCACCTTGATGTCGTCCAGCGGTGAGGCCTCGGTCGACTTGTCCCACTGGAGATAGCTGACCAGATTGTCGGCCTGCGACTTCAGGTTGGCCTTCAGATTGGGGTGAGTTTGAACGTACTTGTAGTCCGACGGCTGGGTGATGACCGCGGCACTCAGTTTCTTGGCCAGGAAATCCTCAACCGGGACGTTCGGCGTCGGGATGACGTTGATCGTCTTGATGTTGCCGACGTTCGTCTGGTTCGGTGCGCCGACATACTCGGGATTGCGGACCAGGGTGACCTTGCCGTTGGGCACAAACGATTTCACGACGTAGGGCCCGTTGCCGACAAAGTAGTCCGGCATGAACCACTTGCTCGGGTGTGCGTCGACCGATGGGCCGTACAGCGGCATCGATCCGGTGATGGCCATCGCGCCGAGGATGTTGTGCGGTGAGGTCAGGGTGAGCTTGATTTCGTAGGGGTTGACCACCTTGACGCCGACATCTTTGGCGGGAACGCCCCCGGCGTGGTAGCTGTAGGCGTTGTTGACGTACGTCATCACGCTCGCCCACATAGCGTCGCTGCTGTTCTTGGGCGAAGCCGTCCGCATCCAGGAGTAGTAGAAGTCCTGGGCCGTCACCGGCTTCCCGTTCGACCACTTGGCGTCATGGCGCAGAAAGAAGGTCCACACCTTTCCGCCCTCGGAGGTCTTGTAGTGGGTGGCGACTTTGGGGACGATCTTGCCGTCCGGCCCGTACCCGTACAGTCCCTCCATGACTGTGCCCTGATCGATCAGGATCTGCGCGCCCCATTGAGACGGATCGAGGGTCGAGACTGCATTTCCGGTCTGACCGACCCCGATCGTGATCTCGGACGGCGCGGCCGCCTTGCCTCCGACCTGGTTGGAGCCATTGGCGCCGGATGTAGCTCCGCCGCCGGATGAGCAGGCTGCAGCAACCATGACGCTGAGTGATGCGACCGCCACCAGAAGGGCTGAACGTTTTCCTCTGTTCATTCCTGTCGAACCTTTCTGCGGACCCGGGTGCCGACGGCCACCGTGGCCGGGCCCCTTCCAGTTGACCGCCGGTTGAGATACCGGCGGTCCGCGCTTAGCGCTTCCGCTGAAGGCCGTCGACGGTGACGAGCCGAACACCAAAGAATTTGGGAACCAACCGACGAAAGAACTCTGTACGTGGAGCCATCGGTGGCCGCGACACGGCTGAATCGGAATGCTGCGCAGCGTTCCGCCGTGCTTTGTGGCCGCCAACAGGCTGACCCGGCGTCGCGCCCTCACAGGAGAGAGTGTCGCCACATCGAGACACTTCGTTCACTAGCTGAATAAACTTCGGGTAGTCTGCCCGAGCGTCGCCAACGTTGTCAACGGTCAAGTCGGAGACATTCTGCGAAGGCGGCTCAAGCCTGAGTTCAGGCTGAGGGAAGGGCCGTGCAGGCTGCAGATCGAGCCAGTAACCGAAGAGCTTGGAGGTCGGCCGGTGCAGCGATCCACGCAAGTACTCGACCATGCCGTGCTCGAACTGGCGCGGCGGCGGGGCGCCGTTACTCGCCCTGAACTGGCCCTCGACCTGGGCGTGACCGCGGCGACGATTACCAACGTGGTCAAACGGCTGCTCGGCGATCAGCTGCTGGTCGAGTCCGGGCATCTTGCTTCCACCGGCGGCAAGCCTCGCTCGTTGCTGCGACTCAATCCCACTTCGCGCTACTCGCTAGGCGTCAGCTTCGGGCCCGGTCGGCTCATCGTCGCGCTCACCGACTTCACCGGCGCAGCAGTCGGTCGGGCGGCGTTCCCGATGCAGGCGGTCGGCCGTGCCGCGGATCTTCGGCGTGGCCTGAGCGACCGGCTGGACGACATCCTGAAGAGCTTCGACGTCAGCCATCAGTCGCTGGCGGGCATCGGAGTGGCCGACCCGGTCGGAGCCGGCACCCCGTGGCTCGACGGCGAGGACGGTGCTCTGAGCGTCAGCGAACCCGCGATCGAGCAAGTTCGGCGCGACACTGGCCTACCCGTGGTCGTGGGAGACGAGGCAAGCTGCGCCGCGCTTGCCGAACTATGGAACGGCTCGCCGGTTGAGGTGGGCGCCAATTTCGCCACCCTCTACATGTCGACACAGATCACTGCGGGCCTGGTGCTGAACGGCCGAATCCACCAGGTGACGCCGCGAGGCAGCCTCGGGCATGTGTCCATCGACCGCAACGGAGCACCCTGCCCATGCGGAGCCCGCGGGTGTATCGACGTGTTGGCCTCGCCGGCAGCGGTCGTCGAACATGTGTTGACGAATGCGCCGCATGCACGCCGGCTCGGTCTGCTGGGCGCGCCGACGACTCGGGCGGTCGACTTCGCCCAGATCGGACGTGCAGCCGTACAGGGTGACAAGACCTGCAGTGCGGCCATCCACGATTCTGCCGAGGCGCTCGCGGTCGGCGTCGCCAACCTGGTCGTGATGCTCGACGTGCAGCGGGTCTTCCTGGCCGGGCCTGGATTCGCCGACGCCGGCAGCATCTATGAGCAGGTGATCAACGACGGGTTGGCGCGAGTGCACCGCACGGGCACCCGGCCGGTGCGGGTCACACTTTCTCGACTCGATCTTGGCTCGGCCGCAATCGGGGCGGCGTCGCTGGTCCTTCAGTCGCGTGCGTTGCGGTAAGGCTCCACACCGACTTATTTCAGCAGCTTGATTTAGCACACGGGCCGTCTTCACGGTCGGCACCGGCGACCGGCCATCTGAGTCGCAGGATGCAGATCCACACTCGGGCCGCACGCCAGGAGGAGAAGTTGATCAAGGTCCCGATCACGGCCGACCTGCTGCACGGTGTTGTTGAGCTGGAACAGACCGCCCGAGGGCTGCGGCCGAGCTGGGAAAGCGGGTAAAACGTAGGAGCAGTCGGCCGGAAACCCTTGAAAACATGGGGTTCCGGCCGACTGCTCCTACGTTCTTACCGCCGAGCCCGGCAACCGGTCAGGCCAGGGACTCCTCCCAGGCCTCGTACAGGGCGGCGTAGCGGCCGCCTTCGGCGTGCATCAACTCGGCCGGGCTGCCGTCCTCCAGGATCCGTCCGTGCTCGAGGACGAGCACCCGGTCGGCGATCTCGACGGTGCTCAACCGATGGGCGATGATCACCGCGGTCCGGCTGGCCAGGATCGTCTGCAACGCCTGCTGCACCAGCCGTTCGCTCGGGATGTCCAGGCTCGACGTGGCCTCGTCCAAGATCAACACCGCCGGATCGGCGAGGAAGGCCCGGGCGAAGGCAACCAGCTGTCGCTGACCGGCGGACAGCCGGCCGCCCCGCTTCTCCACGTCGGTGTCGTAGCCCTTCGGCAGCGCGCTGATGAATTCGTGCGCGCCGACCGCCTTCGCCGCCTCGATCACCTGCTCCCGGCTCGCGCTGGGCCTGCCGAAGAGAATGTTGTCGGCGACCGTCCCGTCGAACATGAAGTTCTCCTGGGTCACCATCACCACGTTGCGGCGCAGGTCCTCGTCACTCAGCTCACGAAGATCGACGCCATCCAGGGTGATCCGGCCGCCGGTCGGGTCGTAGAAGCGGGAGATCATCTTCGCGATCGTGGTCTTGCCCGCGCCGGTGGTGCCGACCAGCGCAACCGTCTGTCCGGCCGGGATCGTCAGATCAAGATCAGGAAGCACCGGTCGATCGTCGACGTAGCTGAAGTCGACGTTCTCGAACTGCACCCGGCCAGCGGCCCGATCCATCGGCACCGGCTCGCTCGGATCGACCACCTCCGGATCCTGCTCCAGCACCCCGGACAGCTTCTCCAGCGCAGCCGACGCGGACTGGAAGAGGTTGTAGAACTGGCTGATGTCCTGCATCGGATCGAAGAACATCCGCAGGTACAGCAGGAACGCGGTCAGCACGCCGATGGTCAGATCGCCTTCCATCGCCCGCCAGCCGCCGTACAGCACGACGATGCCGATGGTGATGTTGCCGATCAGCTTGACGCCCGGCATGAACAGCGCGACCAGCCGGAAGGCCTTGGTGTTGATGTCGCGGTATTCGCCGGCCAGATCCTCGAAGATCTCCGAGTTCCGCGGCTCCCGACGGTAGGCCTGCACCGCCCGGATGCCGGTCATCGTCTCCACGAACTGCACGATCACCATCGCCGAGAACTCCCGCACCCTGCGGTACGTCTTGGACGAGTTCACCGAGAACCAGCGCACCAGCAGCATCAGGATCGGGAAGCTCAGCAGGCAGATGATGCCGAGCTTGGTGTCCAAGGTGATCAACATGATGCCGACACCGACCAGGGTCAGTACGGCCCGGATCAGGCTGTCGAAGCCACCGTTCAGCATCTCCTGAATGGCTTCCACATCGCTGGTCAGCCGGGACACCACCCGGCCGGAGGTGTATCGATCATGGAATTTCACGTCCAGCTTCTGGAAGTGCTTGAACACTCGGCGGCGTACCTCGAGCAGCACGTCCTGACCGACCTTGCCCGAGGTCCGCTGGAAGATCACCCGGGTGACCGCCTGGATCGCGGTGATGATCAACATCGCGATCACGATCTCGATCAGCACCGTGGCAGCGCCGTGATGCATGATCGGCGGCACACCCTTGTCGATGCCCAGGCTGACCAGGTACGGGATCGCCAGCCGGGCCGCGTTCTCGATCACCACCACGATGATCATGAACACCACGGTCAGTTTGTGCGGTGCGAGCAGGTCGCCGAGCAGCCGCCGGCTGCGCTGTTTGAGGAAGACGCTGCCCTTGGCACTCAGCTCCGCCGAGTCCTCGGCGCCGACGCCGCGCCATTGCTGCAGGTTGTCCTCGGGCCGGCTCTGCTCGGATTCGGTAGGTCGGGTTTCGACCTGAGTGCTCATCGGTGCGCCCCCTCCTCCAGCAAATCGAATTCGTCCTGCGGATTGAAGTCCGCACTCAGCAGCTCGCGATACTCCGGCACGGTGTCCAGCAGCTCGGTGTGCGAACCGACGTGGGTGATGGTGCCGCCGGACAGCATCGCCACCCGATCGGCCAGCAGCACGGTGGATGCGCGGTGCGCGACCACGATCCCGGTGACCCCGACCAGCACCCGCTTGAGTGCCTGTTCGACCAGCGCCTCGGTGTGGATGTCGAGCGCGGACAGGGTGTCGTCGAGAACCAGCACCGACGGCTTGGCCAGTACGGCGCGGGCCAGCGCCAGCCGCTGCCGCTGACCACCGGACAGGCTCATCCCCTGCTCACCGATCCGGGTGTCCAGGCCCCAGGGCAGGTCGTAGACGAAGTGCGCCTGGGCGACGTCGATCGCCTCGTCGATTTCGTCCTCGGTCGCGTTCGGCCGGCCGAGCGTCAGGTTCTCCCGCGCCGACATCGAGAACAGGGTCGGATCCTCGAAGGCGGTCGCGACGACCTGCCGCAGCTCGGTCAGCTTGAGCTGCCGGATGTCGGTGCCGTCGATGGTGATCCGGCCCTCGGTGACGTCGTACAGCCGTGCGACCAGGCTGGTCAGGATGGACTTGCCGGCACCGGTGGCGCCGACCAGCGCCACCGTCTCACCCGGCGCGATGTCCAGACTCAGACCGGACAACACCGGGGTGTCCGAATCGGGGAAGGTGAAGCCCGCCCCGTCCAGTTGCAGGTGTCCGCGGACCGGCTGAGACAGTTCGGCCGGGCCGTCGGTGATCGTGTTCTCGGTGTCGAAGATGTCGGCCAGCCGATCGGAGGCGGTCATCGACTCCTGCGCCTGGGAGATCTGCATGCCCAGCATCGAGATCGGGCCGACCAGCGAGGTCATCAGGGTGGTGAACGCGACCAGGGTGCCCAGGGTCAGCTTGTCCTGGCCGGCGGCGACCGCGCCGAGCGCCAGCACGACGATCAGCGTCGCGTTCGGAATCACCTCCAGGAAGGTCCAGAAGTTGGACTGCAGCCGGACCTTCTTCAGCGAGGTGTCGTACAGCTTGACGCTGCGCGCGTCGAACTTGTCGAACATGTACGCCGACCGGCCGAACGACTTGATCACCCGCAGTCCGTGCGCACCCTCCTCGATGGTGGAGGCGACGTCACCGGTCTCGTCCTGGATCTTGCGGGACAGCCGGACGTACTCCCGGGTCACCCGCAGGCAGACCGCGACGATCGGCACGATCGAGACCAGCACCACCACGCCCAGCGGCCAGTAGAGGTTGATCAAGATCAGCGTGACCACGGCGATCTGCAGCGTGTTCAGGATCAGGAACAGCAGACCGAAGCCGAGGAACCGGCGGATGGTGGACAGGTCGCTCATCATCCGCGACAGCAACTGGCCGGACTCCCAGCGATCGTGGAAGGCCATCGGCAGTCGCTGCAGCTTGGCATACAGGTCGATCCGTATGTCGTACTCGACGCCCAGGGTGGCCTTGGCCACGGTCCAGCGACGGCCGAAGATCAGGATCGCCTCGACGATGCCGAGGCCGATCGCGAACAAGCCCAGGGCCCACAACCCCTTGTTGTCCTTGTGGGCGACCGGGCCGTCGATCACCGCCCGGGTGACCAAGGGGACCACGATGGTCGCGCCGACGCTGAGCCCGCCGAAGACGAACATCGCGATGAACCGCGGCAGGTACGGCAGCATGTAGCTGCGCAGCCGCCACAGTGAGGTGTACGAGTGCCGCTTCGGGTTGCCGTCCTTGTCGTACTTCACCGGCGGCGGCGGCAGGATGGCCGCCGGTCGATCCAGGGCAGTCGCGGTGGGGCCGGCGGCCAGGCCCTGCCGTGTCTTGGTAGCTGTTGGTTCGTCCTTGCTCTGTGACGTCCGAGACGTCGGTGCCGATAAATCGGCGGACATGGGGCATACCTCAATAGCTCGGTGGCGGAGAGCACGAGCGCAGCGTGCTCCTTCTTGCGTGCAGGTTCACTGACAACTCAGCCCCTGCGCGTGCCCACAGATCGAGTCAGCGGATCGAGCCCCGACGATGGGGCGGGAAGTCGCCGGACGAGGTACGGACCCCACGGCAGGGGCGGCTGAGCTTGACCAGTCTGCAAGCTCAACTTCGGTTGAGGTCAACTGGAATCCTGCAAGCCATGGCGCGGAGATTTTCTTCGCAGCCGAGGCATCACTCTATCGGAGTTCACCCGATCCGCATCGATCGATTAACCGGCAGTCTCACCTGTCGTACGTTTCCGTTGATGTTTCGCGTTGCTAACCAAGTCCGGTTGCCGGCGGGCAGTGTCGGTCAGGGCGCGGTCGCGGGCTGCAGCTCGGCGACGGCGAACCGGTGCGCCGGCGACGTCACCGCACCGGCCAGCAGCGGATCGTCGGTGGCGGCCATCCAGGAACCGAGTCGAGCCAGCAGATCGGCCCTGACCTCGGCCAGCGCGGGATCATCGGCGCGGTTGCGCAACTCGTACGGATCCTCGGCCAGGTCGTACAGCTCGACGATGGGGTCGTGGCCGATGTTGCCGTTGGGCGCGTGCACCGGGATGCAGCGCCTGACCCAGGACTGGCTCGGGTCCATGAACTTCGGCGCTGCGGTGAAGTTGACGATCAGCTTGTGCCGCTGCGTGCGTACGGAGCGCTTCGGGTCGTAGTAGTCGTGATAGGTCAGCTCGCCGAAGACCTCACCCCGAGTCGCCTGTCCGGATGCTTCACCGTCGGGCTGCTCACCGGGCAACAGCGGCAGGAAACTCCGGCCGTCGATCGCCGGTGCTCCGGCCGGCCCGTCCTGCTCCAGTCCGAGCGCCACCAGCAGCGTCGGCGTCACGTCCAGATTGAGCAGCAGCGGTTCCAGGTGTACGCCTCCGGTCCAGCCGGCCGCCGGCCAGCGGATCATGAACGCGACCTCCAGGCCGGGGTCGTAGAGCGAGCACTTGGCCCGCGGCAGCGCCAGCCCGTGGTCGGTGGTGAAGATGGTGATCGTGTTCTCGGCCAGTCCCAGCCGATCCAACTCGTCCAGCACCCGGCCGGCGCAGTCGTCCATGAACTTGATCGCGCCCTGCAGTTCGGCGATCTCCTCCCGCGCCGATTCGGTGTCGGCCAAATAGCCCGGCACCTCGACGCCGCGGCTGTCGTCGGGCTGCAGGTGATTGCCGATGAAGCCCATCACGCCCGGCGCGTCGCGCTCCCCGGGCCTGCGATGCGGCTCGCTGAAGCCGGCCTGCAGATAGAACGGTTCGTCAGCAGCGGCCAGTCGCCGCAGCGCGTCGGTGGTGCGCTCGACGACCACCTCGCCCAGCCCCTCCGCCTGCACCCGATCGAAGCCGAGCCGGGCGGCGACCTGGTCATCGGCCAGCCGCCGCGACTCGTGATGCTGGCCGACCAATTCGGTCCGGTAACCCGCTCGGCGCAGCCGAGCGGCCAGGTGCTGCTCATCCGCGTGCAGGTCCCAGCCGAAGATGTCGTGGGTCAGCCCGAGGACGCCGTTGTGATGAGGCCAGCGGCCGGTGAACAGGCCCGCTCGGGACGGGCTGCACTGCGGCGCCGTCGCGTACATCTGGTCGGCGATGACGGCGTCTGCGGCGAACGCGTCCAGTCTCGGCGAGCTGACCGTCTTCGCGCCGTACACGTTGAGATGGCGGCCCAGATCGTGACAGTGCAACAACAGCACGTTGGGTCGGCGGACGTTTCCGGCGGTCGGTTCTGCGGTGGACTGCACTGTCTCGGTCGGCATGGATCGTCATTCTCGCGGGCCGGGTGGTTCGTCGCCACCCCGGGGTCCGGCCGATGCGTTTGGCCGGGCTCCGTCGGGTCGCCGGGACCGAAAGCTGACGCCGCGGACGTGTGGGAGAGTTTGACTGGCAGCAAGCCTTCTACGATGAGTCCCTGGTTGCGCAGCCGCGGCCGGTGAGCCGCCAATTCGACAAGGAGATCGGATGCCCCAGCAGGTCAACGGTGTGATCGTACGAGCCAAGGGGGCGCCGACCGAGCTGGTGCCGATCATCATTCCCGATCCCGGTCCGGGCGAGGCCGTGGTGCGGATTCAGGCCTGCGGGGTCTGCCACACCGACCTGCATTATCGCGAGGGTGACATCGGTGACGATTACCCCTATCTGCTCGGGCACGAGGCCGCGGGCGTGGTCGAGTCGATCGGCGACGGTGTCACCGATCTTGCTCCCGGCGACTACGTGATCTTGAACTGGCGCGCGGTCTGCGGGACCTGCCGGGCCTGCAAGCGGGGCCGGCCGTGGCTGTGTTTCGCCACCCACAACGCGAGCCAGAAGATGACGTTGACCGACGGCACCGAGTTGTCGCCGGCGCTGGGCATCGGCGCCTTCGCCGACAAGACGCTGGTGGCGGCGGGCCAATGTACGAAGGTGGATCCGGCCGCCCGGCCGGCTGCGGCCGGGCTGCTCGGCTGCGGGATCATGGCCGGCCTGGGTGCGGCGATCAACACCGGCGGGGTCGGCCGCGGCGACTCGGTCGCGGTGATCGGCTGCGGCGGCGTCGGTGCGGCCGCGATCGCCGGTGCCCGGCTGGCCGGCGCGAGCAAGATCATCGCTGTTGATCTTGACGAGCAGAAGCTGGCCGGCGCTCGTGATCTTGGTGCCACCGACGTGATCAACTCCTCCCAGGGTGACCCGGTGGCGGCGATCCAGCAGCTGACCGGAGGCTTCGGCGCCGACGTGGTGATCGACGCGGTCGGCCGGCCGGAGACGTGGAAGCAGGCCTTCTACGCCAGGGACCTGGCCGGCACCGTCGTGCTGGTCGGCGTACCGACTCCGGAGATGACGTTGGAGATGCCGCTGCTGGACTTCTTCAGCCACGGCGGTTCGCTGAAGTCCAGCTGGTACGGCGATTGTCTGCCGGAGCGGGACTTCCCGATGTTGATCGACCTCTACCTGCAGGGCCGGCTGCCGCTGGACCGGTTCGTCAGTGAAGAGATCGGGATCGGCGAAGTTGATCAAGCATTCGAGACGATGGCATCGGGACGCGTGCTCCGTTCCGTGGTGGTGATGGAGGCAACGGCATGAGCGAGCTGGATCGGGAACCCGATCTTGACGACGATGACGATTACGAGGACGGCCCGGATTTCGGTCCGCACGGCGAAGCCAGGATCGATCATGCGATCACCTCGGGCACGTTCTCCCTGGACGGTCAGACCTTCGAGGTGGAGAACAACGTCTGGGTTGTCGGCGACGAGGCCGAGTGTGTGGTGATCGACGCACCGCACGACGTGGCCGAGATCCTGCAGGTGGTCAGTGGCCGGCGGGTGATCGGGATCCTCTGCACCCACGGTCATGATGATCATGTCCGGTACGCGTTGGATCTGGCGCGGGCCACCACCTCCCGGGTGCTGATCCATCCCGGCGACGAGCCGGTCTGGAAGCTCACCCACAGCCGGCAGCCGCACGGGCAACTGCGCGACGGTCAGCTCATCCCGATCGCCGGAGTTGATCTTCGGGTGATCCACACCCCCGGACACACACCGGGCTCGGTCTGCTTCTACGCCGAGGAATTCCCCGGCTACCGCGACGGCGTGGTCTTCACCGGTGACACGTTGTTCAACGGTGGTCCGGGCGCGACCGGGCGCAGCTTCTCCGACCACTCCGAGATCATCGACTCGATCCGGACCCGGCTGCTCACCCTGCCGTCCGAGACCGTGGTGAAGACCGGACACGGCCCGGACACCACCATCGGCGCCGAACGTGCCAACGTCTGAAGCGGCTAGCGATCCGCGTCAGCCCGACTGATGGCGGCTACCGGGTCGCGCCGAGAACTCCATCGACCAATTGACGGAGGTCACTCTTTGCCTGGGTGACGCTGCGGCCGTCCAGGTGGCGCAGCTGGTGCCAGGTGGCCACGTCGAGAACGGTTGCCAGCAGCCCGGCTACGACCTTGCGCCGGCCAGGAGC belongs to Microlunatus elymi and includes:
- a CDS encoding MBL fold metallo-hydrolase; translation: MSELDREPDLDDDDDYEDGPDFGPHGEARIDHAITSGTFSLDGQTFEVENNVWVVGDEAECVVIDAPHDVAEILQVVSGRRVIGILCTHGHDDHVRYALDLARATTSRVLIHPGDEPVWKLTHSRQPHGQLRDGQLIPIAGVDLRVIHTPGHTPGSVCFYAEEFPGYRDGVVFTGDTLFNGGPGATGRSFSDHSEIIDSIRTRLLTLPSETVVKTGHGPDTTIGAERANV
- a CDS encoding sulfatase family protein, whose protein sequence is MPTETVQSTAEPTAGNVRRPNVLLLHCHDLGRHLNVYGAKTVSSPRLDAFAADAVIADQMYATAPQCSPSRAGLFTGRWPHHNGVLGLTHDIFGWDLHADEQHLAARLRRAGYRTELVGQHHESRRLADDQVAARLGFDRVQAEGLGEVVVERTTDALRRLAAADEPFYLQAGFSEPHRRPGERDAPGVMGFIGNHLQPDDSRGVEVPGYLADTESAREEIAELQGAIKFMDDCAGRVLDELDRLGLAENTITIFTTDHGLALPRAKCSLYDPGLEVAFMIRWPAAGWTGGVHLEPLLLNLDVTPTLLVALGLEQDGPAGAPAIDGRSFLPLLPGEQPDGEASGQATRGEVFGELTYHDYYDPKRSVRTQRHKLIVNFTAAPKFMDPSQSWVRRCIPVHAPNGNIGHDPIVELYDLAEDPYELRNRADDPALAEVRADLLARLGSWMAATDDPLLAGAVTSPAHRFAVAELQPATAP
- a CDS encoding S-(hydroxymethyl)mycothiol dehydrogenase, translating into MPQQVNGVIVRAKGAPTELVPIIIPDPGPGEAVVRIQACGVCHTDLHYREGDIGDDYPYLLGHEAAGVVESIGDGVTDLAPGDYVILNWRAVCGTCRACKRGRPWLCFATHNASQKMTLTDGTELSPALGIGAFADKTLVAAGQCTKVDPAARPAAAGLLGCGIMAGLGAAINTGGVGRGDSVAVIGCGGVGAAAIAGARLAGASKIIAVDLDEQKLAGARDLGATDVINSSQGDPVAAIQQLTGGFGADVVIDAVGRPETWKQAFYARDLAGTVVLVGVPTPEMTLEMPLLDFFSHGGSLKSSWYGDCLPERDFPMLIDLYLQGRLPLDRFVSEEIGIGEVDQAFETMASGRVLRSVVVMEATA